A single Phragmites australis chromosome 4, lpPhrAust1.1, whole genome shotgun sequence DNA region contains:
- the LOC133916119 gene encoding LOW QUALITY PROTEIN: uncharacterized protein LOC133916119 (The sequence of the model RefSeq protein was modified relative to this genomic sequence to represent the inferred CDS: inserted 2 bases in 1 codon; deleted 2 bases in 1 codon), whose translation MELSMSGGALRTFARCVTFLARVSSELVLQAHPAKRPASSLELVMLNSSRSAYASVSLARDFFDHFHLASASAPSSTPLQCSVLLKSVLAVLRTPPAALDRIAVSLPDPDASKLQFTLHCLNGTHTNFVRKTYWTACXAQVLVLDRGWFPSHLAIRPPDLARLLSNFQSLLQELTVIATDPAAGLPDAGGAVGEKAVELRSYIDPTKDDCDTRLHTQLWIDPAEEFVEYVHAGDPVDVTFGVKELKVIYDQSFALVMRNKLEYSVPLIESKNIFVGAARNYGKYMFVSVGTCITFSTPIVNTRNIVPS comes from the exons CGGTGCGTGACCTTCCTCGCGCGCGTCAGCTCCGAGCTCGTCCTCCAGGCCCACCCCGCCAAG CGGCCGGCCTCTAGTCTCGAGCTGGTCATGCTCAACAGCTCACGTTCGGCGTACGCGTCCGTCTCCCTCGCGCGCGACTTCTTCGACCACTTCCACCTCGCTTCCGCTTCGGCGCCGTCGTCCACGCCGCTCCAGTGCAGCGTCCTCCTCAAGTCCGTGCTCGCCGTCCTCCGCACGCCGCCCGCCGCGCTCGACCGCATCGCCGTCTCCCTCCCCGATCCCGACGCGTCCAAGCTCCAGTTCACACTCCACTGCCTCAACGGTACGCATACAAATTT TGTGAGGAAGACGTACTGGACCGCCTG GGCGCAGGTGCTGGTGCTCGACAGGGGATGGTTCCCGAGCCACCTCGCCATCCGGCCGCCGGACCTCGCGCGCCTGCTCTCCAACTTCCAGTCCTTGCTGCAGGAACTCACAGTCATTGCCACCGATCCTGCGGCAGGGCTGCCTGACGCCGGCGGGGCCGTTGGGGAAAAGGCCGTCGAGCTCCGGAGCTACATTGACCCGACGAAAG ATGACTGTGACACGAGACTGCACACGCAGCTGTGGATCGACCCTGCAGAGGAGTTCGTGGAGTATGTCCATGCTGGTGATCCGGTGGATGTCACCTTTGGGGTAAAAGAACTGAAGGTGATCTATGATCAGTCTTTTGCTCTTGTAATGAGAAATAAATTGGAATACAGTGTGCCTTTAATTGAATCAAAGAATATTTTTGTAGGAGCAGCAAGGAATTAtggaaaatatatgtttgtctCTGTTGGCACATGCATTACATTTTCAACTCCTATTGTGAATACAAGAAATATAGTTCCAAGTTAA